A single window of Ignavibacteriota bacterium DNA harbors:
- a CDS encoding cytochrome-c peroxidase, which produces MKKIVGLLLAGAAIFILIVSCGESKPEIDKIALQAKAKGIFMKLPASMPGAETDTPEKIALGKKLYFEEKLSKTNTQSCNTCHSIDPGKAGVDNKPTSPGAKTGTIGTRNSPTVLNAGFQFAQFWDGRAKDLKEQALGPILNPLEMGMDNPKEVEGKLSAIPEYVEMFAKAFPNDPKISWDNLGEAIAAFERTLITKDKFDFFLGGNPNALTDEEAQGLEIFMNKGCTTCHSGPLLGGNMFQKMGLYKPYSDTKDLGRYAITKNEAEKFMFKVPTLRNIALTAPYFHDGKSPNLEDAVTQMSNMQLTTQLTPEEIKKVVTFLGSLTDIELTKANKK; this is translated from the coding sequence ATGAAAAAAATAGTTGGTCTTTTATTAGCTGGCGCTGCAATTTTTATTTTAATTGTTTCATGCGGCGAATCGAAACCGGAAATTGATAAAATAGCATTGCAAGCAAAAGCTAAAGGTATTTTTATGAAATTGCCCGCTTCAATGCCTGGTGCTGAAACCGATACTCCCGAAAAAATTGCGTTGGGAAAAAAGTTGTATTTTGAAGAAAAACTTTCAAAAACAAATACGCAATCATGTAATACTTGTCATTCAATTGATCCGGGAAAAGCCGGAGTTGATAATAAGCCTACATCACCGGGAGCAAAAACCGGAACAATAGGAACAAGGAATTCTCCAACAGTATTAAATGCAGGATTTCAATTTGCTCAATTTTGGGATGGAAGAGCAAAAGATTTAAAAGAACAAGCATTAGGCCCAATTCTTAATCCACTTGAAATGGGAATGGATAATCCTAAAGAAGTTGAAGGTAAATTATCCGCAATACCCGAATACGTAGAAATGTTTGCAAAAGCATTTCCAAATGATCCTAAAATTTCATGGGATAATTTAGGTGAAGCAATTGCCGCTTTTGAAAGAACTTTAATTACCAAAGATAAATTTGATTTCTTCTTAGGCGGAAATCCAAATGCGTTGACTGATGAAGAAGCTCAAGGGCTTGAAATATTTATGAATAAAGGCTGTACTACCTGTCATTCAGGTCCATTATTGGGCGGAAATATGTTTCAGAAAATGGGATTGTATAAACCATATTCTGATACTAAAGATTTAGGAAGATACGCAATTACTAAAAATGAAGCCGAAAAGTTTATGTTTAAAGTTCCTACTCTAAGAAATATCGCTTTAACAGCTCCTTATTTCCATGATGGAAAATCACCAAATTTGGAAGACGCTGTTACGCAAATGTCCAATATGCAATTAACTACACAATTAACACCCGAAGAAATTAAAAAAGTTGTTACATTTTTGGGATCATTAACTGATATTGAATTAACAAAAGCGAATAAAAAGTAG
- the sufB gene encoding Fe-S cluster assembly protein SufB produces MSEDLREDIKIIEEHTNNEYKWGFVTEIEEDEFPKGLNEDIIRLLSIKKNEPEWMTEWRLKAYRHWLTMEEPNWAKIKKDKINYQDLKYYSAPKKKPELESLEQVDPELLATFEKLGIPLEEQKRLSGVAVDAVFDSVSVATTFKDTLAEKGIIFCSISEAIREHPELVKKYLGSVVPQTDNYFATLNSAVFSDGSFVYIPKGVRCPMELSTYFRINSMDTGQFERTLIIADENSYVSYLEGCTAPLREKNQLHAAIVELVALDNAEIKYSTVQNWFPGDKEGKGGIYNFVTKRGICKGNNSKISWTQVETGSAITWKYPSCILQGDNSVGEFYSVAVTNNYQQADTGTKMIHLGKNTRSTIVSKGISAGKSNNSYRGLVKVGKNAANARNFSQCDSMLMGNNCGAHTFPYLEISNNTATVEHEATTSKVGEDQIFYLNQRGISTEDAVNMIVNGFCKEVFNELPMEFAVEAQKLLAISLEGSVG; encoded by the coding sequence ATGAGTGAAGATTTGCGTGAAGATATTAAAATAATTGAAGAACATACCAATAATGAATATAAGTGGGGTTTTGTTACCGAAATTGAAGAAGATGAATTTCCAAAAGGATTAAACGAAGATATAATTCGTTTGCTTTCTATAAAAAAGAATGAACCCGAATGGATGACTGAATGGAGATTAAAGGCTTACAGACATTGGCTTACAATGGAAGAACCTAATTGGGCAAAAATTAAAAAAGATAAAATAAACTACCAAGATTTGAAATATTATTCAGCGCCAAAAAAGAAACCTGAACTTGAAAGTTTAGAGCAAGTCGACCCTGAATTATTAGCGACTTTCGAAAAGCTTGGCATTCCATTGGAAGAACAAAAAAGATTATCCGGCGTTGCAGTTGATGCCGTCTTCGATTCGGTATCGGTTGCGACAACTTTTAAAGATACTCTTGCCGAAAAAGGAATAATTTTCTGTTCGATTTCGGAAGCAATTAGAGAACATCCCGAATTGGTAAAAAAATATTTAGGTTCGGTTGTTCCTCAAACTGATAATTATTTTGCTACTCTGAATTCCGCTGTTTTCAGCGACGGATCTTTCGTTTATATTCCAAAAGGAGTTCGCTGTCCGATGGAGCTATCAACTTACTTTAGAATAAACTCGATGGATACCGGACAATTTGAGAGAACTCTTATTATTGCCGATGAAAATAGTTATGTAAGTTATTTAGAAGGCTGTACCGCACCATTAAGAGAAAAAAATCAACTTCATGCTGCAATTGTTGAATTAGTTGCTTTAGATAATGCCGAAATTAAATATTCTACAGTTCAAAATTGGTTCCCCGGTGATAAAGAAGGTAAAGGCGGAATTTATAACTTTGTAACTAAACGAGGAATTTGCAAAGGAAATAATTCAAAAATTTCGTGGACACAAGTTGAAACCGGCTCTGCAATTACATGGAAATATCCAAGCTGCATTTTACAAGGCGATAATTCGGTGGGCGAATTTTATTCAGTTGCCGTAACTAATAATTACCAGCAGGCTGATACAGGAACTAAAATGATTCATTTAGGAAAGAACACACGAAGTACTATAGTTTCAAAAGGAATTTCCGCCGGAAAAAGTAATAATTCATACAGAGGATTGGTTAAAGTAGGTAAAAACGCAGCAAATGCAAGAAATTTTTCCCAGTGTGATTCAATGCTGATGGGAAACAATTGCGGTGCCCATACCTTCCCTTATTTGGAAATTAGTAATAATACAGCTACTGTTGAACATGAAGCAACAACATCTAAAGTTGGTGAAGATCAAATATTTTATCTTAATCAACGCGGCATTTCTACGGAAGATGCCGTTAATATGATTGTAAATGGTTTCTGTAAGGAAGTATTTAATGAACTTCCGATGGAATTTGCAGTTGAAGCGCAAAAACTTCTTGCAATTAGTCTTGAAGGAAGCGTAGGGTAA
- the sufC gene encoding Fe-S cluster assembly ATPase SufC produces MIIIKNLHANVEGTEILRGIDLDVNAGEIHAIMGPNGSGKSTLANVLAGHEAYEVTDGEIIFNGKNIVEMEPDVRAREGLFLAFQYPIEIPGVSNSTFLKTAINEIRKHNGQDEISAKEFLNLIKEKAAVLGMDSSLISRSVNQGFSGGEKKRNEILQLLTLNPKLAILDETDSGLDIDALKIVSHGVNQFKNKDNAVILVTHYQRLLDYIVPDFVHVLYKGKIVKSGDKNLALELEERGYDWIIKEQTELV; encoded by the coding sequence ATGATTATTATCAAAAATCTTCACGCAAATGTTGAAGGAACAGAAATCTTAAGAGGAATTGATTTAGATGTAAACGCCGGAGAAATACATGCAATAATGGGTCCTAACGGATCAGGTAAAAGTACTTTGGCAAATGTTTTAGCCGGACATGAAGCTTACGAAGTTACAGATGGTGAAATAATTTTCAATGGCAAAAATATTGTTGAAATGGAACCCGATGTAAGGGCAAGAGAAGGATTATTCTTAGCGTTTCAATATCCAATCGAAATTCCTGGAGTAAGTAATTCAACATTTCTTAAAACCGCTATAAACGAAATAAGAAAACATAACGGACAAGACGAAATTTCGGCTAAAGAATTTTTAAACTTAATTAAGGAGAAAGCCGCTGTTTTGGGTATGGATAGTTCTTTAATCAGCCGTTCTGTAAACCAAGGATTTTCCGGCGGCGAGAAAAAAAGAAATGAAATTTTGCAGCTTCTTACTCTTAATCCAAAATTAGCCATTCTAGATGAAACCGACTCGGGTCTTGATATTGATGCTCTTAAAATTGTATCGCATGGAGTTAATCAATTTAAGAATAAAGATAATGCTGTAATTCTTGTTACTCATTACCAAAGATTGCTTGACTACATTGTGCCGGATTTTGTTCATGTTTTATATAAAGGTAAAATTGTAAAATCAGGCGATAAAAATCTTGCTCTTGAACTTGAAGAGAGAGGTTACGACTGGATTATTAAAGAACAAACAGAATTGGTGTAA